GCATCCTGTGCAATAATTCCGCCAATCTCTCCTCCTGCTGATGCTTTAATCATTAGCATTGGTCTTCTTTCTATCTTTGATCTTCCTACTGTGGCCCTTCTTGCTTTTCCTTTAGAGTTTAGAATCAATACTTCTGAACCTGTCTCAACTTCTGATAGATAGTTTGTAGTTCCATCAGGTGATAGAGTGTAGCAATGTACAGCTCCTGCATTTACTCTAAATGGTCTTGGTGATGTAAAAGATGAGCCAACTGATTCATTATGGACTAAAAACAAAAAGTTTGATCTGCTACCAATTAACATTCCTTCTCCTTTGTGAAGCATTGATGCTGTATCTACACAAACTCTTTCTCCATCCCCAACTTCTTTAATTTCAATAATTTTAGCTGGCATCATTTCAAAACTCCGAGTGCCTAAATACACCATTGCCTCCCTTACTTCGTTAATTGATGATGTGCTGAAAATTACTCCATCTACCCCTACTTCTAAAATTGAAAACATTTTTCTTACTTCCTCAGGGGTTCTTGCAATTGCAAAAATTTTGGTATGGATTTTGTGAAGTTTTGCAATAATGTTTTCAAGTGGAATAATTTTCCAATCCTTTACTTCTACTATTACAAAGTCTAATC
The window above is part of the Nitrosopumilus sp. genome. Proteins encoded here:
- a CDS encoding 3-dehydroquinate synthase II, whose product is MSKTRELIISPKVSQAQLSKFIPQLEAEGIKTIYLDPKKLGKKKTKMQTVYPSSSANYVVLEKEGSTKPKGKKIGKKFQVLSNADIENTLAIAKKGLDFVIVEVKDWKIIPLENIIAKLHKIHTKIFAIARTPEEVRKMFSILEVGVDGVIFSTSSINEVREAMVYLGTRSFEMMPAKIIEIKEVGDGERVCVDTASMLHKGEGMLIGSRSNFLFLVHNESVGSSFTSPRPFRVNAGAVHCYTLSPDGTTNYLSEVETGSEVLILNSKGKARRATVGRSKIERRPMLMIKASAGGEIGGIIAQDAETIRFVKPNGQLVSITHLKKGDTVMVHSKPATGRHFGMEVSDEYILEK